A DNA window from Aureibaculum sp. 2308TA14-22 contains the following coding sequences:
- a CDS encoding MFS transporter: MQKNDPYAALRFKEFNIFLVMRFAMVFAWSMQFVVIEWQVYSITKDPLSLGIIGLMEVIPAVSLALFAGHVVDQKEKKGLLIKCLLAFSVISFGLFLLTWPEMIADWSQHKILYSIYILVFLGGIIRAFLGPTVFSLFALIVPKKVYPNAATWSSSVWQMGVVLGPALAGFAINWIGVHWSLCLVFAFSLMALISLSFISKKPILNPKIGENVFKSLKEGVKFVYKTKVILGAITLDMIAVLFGGAVALLPIYAQDILNVGSEGFGILRASPAVGALLIMFTSAYFPLNKNAGMKLLAAIFGFGVCIIIFGLSSWFWISVIALFFSGVTDGISMIIRQTILQLKTPDEMRGRVASVNSMFVGSSNELGAFESGLTAKLMGTVTAVVFGGGMTLLTVIMTGAFFPKLRKLDLRKDIEAHEKDD, encoded by the coding sequence ATGCAAAAAAACGATCCTTACGCGGCATTACGATTTAAAGAATTTAATATTTTCCTCGTAATGCGGTTTGCAATGGTTTTTGCATGGTCCATGCAATTTGTGGTTATAGAATGGCAAGTATATAGTATAACAAAAGATCCGTTATCACTTGGAATTATTGGGTTAATGGAGGTAATACCCGCAGTATCGTTAGCCTTATTTGCAGGACATGTTGTAGATCAAAAGGAGAAAAAAGGATTACTGATTAAATGTTTATTGGCATTTTCCGTAATCAGTTTTGGATTATTTTTATTGACTTGGCCAGAAATGATTGCAGATTGGTCACAGCATAAAATTTTGTATTCCATTTACATTCTTGTGTTTTTAGGAGGAATAATCCGTGCATTTCTTGGCCCAACTGTCTTTTCATTATTTGCTTTAATTGTTCCTAAAAAAGTATATCCCAATGCAGCTACATGGAGCAGTTCCGTGTGGCAAATGGGCGTTGTGTTGGGTCCTGCATTGGCTGGATTTGCCATCAATTGGATTGGCGTACATTGGTCATTATGTTTGGTTTTTGCATTTTCGCTAATGGCATTGATTAGTTTGTCGTTCATTTCCAAGAAACCAATATTGAATCCCAAAATAGGAGAGAACGTATTTAAAAGTTTAAAGGAAGGCGTAAAGTTTGTCTATAAAACCAAGGTGATTTTAGGGGCAATAACCTTAGACATGATTGCTGTATTGTTTGGAGGTGCTGTAGCATTATTGCCTATTTACGCCCAAGATATTTTAAATGTGGGCTCTGAAGGGTTTGGAATTCTAAGGGCTTCGCCCGCAGTTGGTGCATTGCTGATTATGTTTACTTCGGCTTATTTTCCGTTGAATAAAAATGCAGGAATGAAATTATTAGCTGCCATTTTTGGATTTGGGGTATGTATTATCATTTTTGGTTTGTCTTCTTGGTTTTGGATTTCGGTGATAGCCCTATTTTTTAGTGGTGTTACCGATGGTATCTCTATGATTATTAGACAGACCATATTACAATTAAAAACACCCGACGAAATGCGGGGCAGAGTAGCCTCGGTAAATTCTATGTTCGTAGGATCTTCTAATGAGTTGGGGGCTTTTGAAAGTGGATTGACGGCAAAGCTTATGGGAACGGTTACCGCCGTCGTTTTTGGAGGCGGAATGACTTTGCTAACTGTTATTATGACCGGAGCATTCTTCCCTAAATTAAGAAAACTGGATTTACGAAAAGATATTGAAGCACATGAAAAAGATGATTAG
- the lpxD gene encoding UDP-3-O-(3-hydroxymyristoyl)glucosamine N-acyltransferase, which yields MQSYSIQEINEILNGELVGNTTAKISGPEQLDKAESNHISFIGSTKYIKHWYTSKASAAVVNEKFTVEPGENRALIKVKNADLAMAKILEVFNPPPPVFDNEIHPTAVIHDSATVGKGCKIGAGCYVGKDVELAEGVVLYPNVTVMDETKIGQNTVVWSGTVIRERTEIGAYCIFHTNVSIGADGFGYRPSEDGRGLVKIPQIGNVIIGNGVEIGANSCVDRGKFSSTIIGDGCKIDNLVQIAHNCVMGRSCIMAGHSGLAGSVTLGDGVIIGGSASIKDHTTIQSGATVGAGSGVMNDVAAGKTVLGYPATDSREMLKQWVALRRLGK from the coding sequence ATGCAATCATATTCGATTCAAGAAATAAATGAAATACTGAACGGAGAACTTGTTGGTAACACAACAGCTAAAATTAGCGGCCCAGAACAATTGGATAAAGCGGAATCCAATCATATTAGTTTTATCGGAAGTACAAAATACATTAAACATTGGTACACTTCTAAAGCTTCTGCTGCGGTAGTTAACGAAAAATTTACAGTAGAACCTGGAGAAAATCGTGCATTGATTAAAGTTAAAAATGCAGATTTGGCTATGGCAAAAATTTTGGAAGTTTTTAATCCCCCACCTCCCGTTTTTGATAATGAAATTCATCCTACTGCCGTAATACATGATAGTGCAACAGTAGGTAAAGGGTGCAAGATAGGAGCTGGGTGTTATGTTGGTAAGGATGTTGAATTGGCAGAAGGTGTAGTTTTATACCCTAATGTTACCGTAATGGACGAAACCAAAATCGGGCAAAACACCGTGGTATGGTCGGGTACAGTTATTAGAGAGCGTACAGAAATAGGTGCATATTGTATTTTTCATACCAACGTAAGCATTGGGGCGGACGGATTTGGATATAGACCAAGTGAAGATGGTAGAGGATTGGTCAAAATTCCACAAATTGGTAATGTGATTATAGGGAATGGTGTAGAAATTGGTGCTAATAGTTGTGTAGATAGAGGTAAATTTAGCTCAACCATAATTGGTGATGGATGTAAAATAGATAACTTAGTTCAAATAGCCCACAATTGCGTAATGGGTAGATCTTGCATTATGGCGGGTCATAGTGGTCTTGCGGGTTCTGTTACACTAGGTGATGGTGTAATTATTGGCGGAAGTGCTTCTATTAAAGATCATACTACTATCCAATCTGGAGCCACTGTTGGTGCTGGTTCTGGAGTAATGAATGATGTTGCTGCAGGCAAGACGGTATTGGGCTATCCTGCGACCGATTCAAGAGAAATGCTTAAGCAATGGGTAGCCTTAAGAAGATTGGGCAAATAG
- a CDS encoding cold-shock protein — MARAQETFGKKEREKKRLKKREEKKKRKEARKAGEKNDTFIYVDEFGQLTDTPPDPSKKIKVDAEDIVVGVPKKEEQEEEDPIRNGKVNFYDDKKGFGFIVDTENNEKYFVHVSGLLDDIQENDKVIFELEKGQKGLNAVRVKKQ; from the coding sequence ATGGCAAGAGCACAAGAAACCTTTGGTAAAAAAGAAAGAGAAAAAAAGAGATTAAAGAAACGCGAGGAAAAGAAAAAGCGTAAAGAAGCACGTAAGGCCGGTGAAAAGAATGATACATTTATATATGTAGATGAGTTTGGACAACTTACTGATACGCCACCAGATCCGTCAAAAAAGATAAAAGTGGATGCTGAAGATATTGTTGTTGGTGTGCCAAAAAAAGAAGAGCAAGAAGAGGAAGATCCGATAAGAAATGGAAAAGTTAACTTCTATGATGATAAAAAAGGTTTTGGTTTTATAGTAGACACTGAGAATAATGAAAAATACTTTGTTCACGTAAGTGGACTGCTTGATGATATTCAAGAAAATGATAAAGTAATTTTTGAATTAGAAAAAGGACAGAAAGGTTTAAATGCTGTTCGTGTAAAAAAACAGTAA
- a CDS encoding OmpA/MotB family protein, with protein sequence MRKLSVLVLTMVLLSACVSKKKYVALEQDRDQIKGELHKTAVAKEELEAKFAAIEAKVDAYNAKINALKADNDAKLTTSDGSVISNDAKKSMRATIAKMDSEAVKGAKTLKDSMNLAVAYNLKKTMAGSELSEDANGEVDININETVVMITIADNLLFRTASYRMSNKADGVLQKIADLLKSEPSLDLMVEGHTDSRTINTGAIKDNWDLSVLRATSIVRRMQDKFDVDPARLIASGRSSHQPLAKNDSRENRAKNRRTRIVIMPNIDKFFALMAEK encoded by the coding sequence ATGAGAAAATTATCAGTATTAGTATTGACAATGGTTTTATTGTCTGCATGTGTATCTAAAAAGAAATATGTTGCACTTGAACAGGACAGAGACCAAATTAAAGGTGAATTGCATAAAACGGCAGTTGCTAAAGAAGAATTAGAAGCAAAGTTTGCTGCAATTGAGGCAAAAGTTGACGCTTACAATGCAAAAATTAATGCTCTAAAAGCAGATAATGATGCAAAATTAACCACGTCTGACGGAAGTGTTATCTCTAATGATGCTAAAAAATCAATGAGAGCGACTATCGCCAAAATGGATTCAGAAGCAGTTAAAGGTGCAAAAACATTGAAAGATTCAATGAACTTGGCTGTTGCTTACAATTTGAAGAAAACTATGGCAGGCAGCGAATTGAGTGAAGATGCTAACGGTGAAGTTGATATTAATATCAATGAGACTGTAGTGATGATTACTATCGCTGACAATTTATTATTTAGAACTGCAAGCTACAGAATGAGCAACAAAGCTGATGGAGTTTTGCAAAAAATTGCTGATTTGTTAAAATCTGAGCCTAGCTTAGACTTAATGGTTGAAGGTCACACAGATTCTAGAACTATTAATACAGGTGCAATTAAAGATAATTGGGACTTAAGTGTATTGCGTGCTACATCAATTGTAAGAAGAATGCAAGATAAATTTGATGTTGATCCAGCAAGATTAATTGCTTCAGGTAGAAGTAGTCACCAACCTTTAGCTAAAAATGATTCAAGAGAAAATAGAGCAAAAAACAGAAGAACTCGTATTGTTATTATGCCAAATATCGATAAATTCTTTGCTTTAATGGCTGAAAAATAA